A region of Thermobifida halotolerans DNA encodes the following proteins:
- a CDS encoding serine hydrolase domain-containing protein, with the protein MRDGEWVAGTGAELRGVLKVMVDAGWLPGGVAVVGSGGLWEFIAIGRVGIECGEAVTAPDTYYDVAGLTQVMATWPLVGRAVAEGMLDLDAPMSHYFPGSYPGGAVTARQILTHTSRLNPVTWLERYVGTDQPLAEAILSEELEEPGYRSTDRGFILLGLLLEHLHRQPLDQLADDLWRHIGLTETRYGPLPRTASVAPTERRIPGVAATWGVVHDESAALMGGVAGHAGVFSTATDLGIFARGLLAWHAGEHGVTPFTSFVRQSWLPHRAVDSRFARGLAWKVTDDGLVYHNGLTGTSLFLHPSTGRYVGLLTNAIHYGRRRPGLCDLRAAVRSAFTG; encoded by the coding sequence GTGCGTGACGGGGAGTGGGTAGCGGGCACCGGCGCGGAGTTGCGAGGGGTCCTCAAGGTCATGGTCGACGCCGGATGGCTGCCCGGCGGCGTGGCGGTGGTCGGCTCCGGAGGGCTGTGGGAGTTCATCGCGATCGGCCGCGTCGGCATCGAGTGCGGGGAGGCGGTCACCGCACCCGACACGTACTACGACGTGGCCGGGCTCACCCAGGTCATGGCTACCTGGCCGCTGGTCGGGCGGGCGGTCGCCGAAGGCATGCTGGACCTCGACGCGCCCATGTCCCACTACTTCCCCGGCAGCTATCCGGGGGGCGCGGTGACCGCCCGGCAGATCCTCACGCACACCTCCCGCCTGAACCCGGTGACCTGGTTGGAACGCTACGTCGGCACCGACCAGCCACTGGCCGAGGCGATCCTCTCCGAGGAACTGGAGGAACCCGGATACCGCTCCACCGACCGAGGCTTCATCCTGCTCGGCCTCCTGTTGGAACACCTGCACCGGCAGCCCCTGGACCAGCTCGCGGACGACCTGTGGCGGCACATCGGCCTGACGGAGACCCGCTACGGCCCGCTGCCGCGCACCGCGTCGGTGGCCCCCACCGAGCGCCGCATCCCGGGCGTGGCGGCCACCTGGGGGGTGGTGCACGACGAGAGCGCGGCCCTCATGGGCGGTGTCGCGGGGCACGCCGGGGTTTTCAGCACAGCCACCGACCTGGGGATCTTCGCCCGAGGCCTGCTGGCGTGGCACGCGGGCGAGCACGGCGTCACCCCGTTCACCAGCTTCGTGCGGCAGAGTTGGCTGCCGCACCGGGCGGTCGACTCCCGGTTCGCCCGCGGCCTGGCGTGGAAGGTCACCGACGACGGCCTCGTCTACCACAACGGACTCACCGGGACGAGCCTGTTCCTGCACCCGTCCACCGGACGCTACGTCGGCCTGCTCACCAACGCCATCCACTACGGACGCCGCCGCCCCGGCCTGTGCGACCTCAGGGCGGCCGTCCGTTCGGCGTTCACCGGCTGA
- a CDS encoding S8 family serine peptidase, giving the protein MRTTRTRTLVALGVCAALAAGPLAAPSAADVADLGVDQWGLDRIGVDEAWEESRGSGVTVALLDTGVVTDHPDLDSVTVGPDLTGQDPDPGSDGYGVHGTMMAGIIAASGHGVEHTGGAMGVAPQAEILSIRIATEADGPERAAVEPGALAEGIRRAVDEGAQVVSIPLAAGGFSAQADDAEREAVDYALDNGVVVIVSGGADGEAGYPAAYPGVLAVGSVGSDGTLSDFSSRGEHIALTAPGEEITVLDAEGGYTTVTGSDAAAAFTAGVAALIRAEYPQLQPHQVVEALTEGAEAPAEQGQPGYGAGTLSASGAMAAAGTTAENVPPFDPELAEQLADDPLVPRWVLWAGGTALLVLMAVVGLVVLWRRSANPYDLPRREPESTAESGRRPVRGRRRRGRGRRGVSR; this is encoded by the coding sequence ATGCGCACGACACGGACCAGGACGCTCGTCGCTCTGGGCGTCTGCGCGGCGTTGGCCGCCGGCCCGCTGGCCGCCCCGTCGGCGGCGGACGTCGCGGACCTGGGTGTCGACCAGTGGGGACTGGACAGGATCGGCGTGGACGAGGCGTGGGAGGAGTCCCGGGGCTCCGGCGTCACCGTCGCCCTGCTGGACACCGGGGTGGTCACCGACCATCCCGACCTGGATTCGGTCACGGTCGGTCCCGACCTCACCGGCCAGGACCCGGATCCCGGCAGTGACGGCTACGGCGTGCACGGCACGATGATGGCCGGGATCATCGCCGCGAGCGGGCACGGCGTCGAGCACACCGGCGGCGCCATGGGGGTGGCGCCGCAGGCGGAGATCCTGTCGATCCGGATCGCGACCGAGGCGGACGGACCGGAACGCGCCGCGGTCGAACCGGGTGCGCTCGCCGAGGGCATCCGCCGCGCCGTGGACGAGGGCGCGCAGGTCGTCAGCATTCCGCTCGCCGCCGGCGGCTTCTCCGCGCAGGCCGACGACGCCGAGCGGGAGGCGGTCGACTACGCTCTGGACAACGGTGTGGTCGTCATCGTCTCGGGCGGCGCGGACGGCGAGGCCGGCTATCCGGCCGCCTACCCGGGTGTGCTGGCGGTGGGATCGGTGGGCTCCGACGGGACGCTCTCGGACTTCTCCAGTCGCGGGGAGCACATCGCGTTGACCGCTCCGGGGGAGGAGATCACCGTCCTGGACGCGGAGGGCGGCTACACGACCGTCACCGGCAGCGACGCGGCGGCGGCGTTCACCGCCGGGGTGGCCGCGCTGATCCGCGCCGAGTACCCGCAGCTACAGCCGCACCAGGTCGTCGAGGCGCTCACCGAGGGCGCCGAGGCCCCCGCCGAACAGGGACAGCCCGGCTACGGAGCGGGAACACTGAGCGCCTCGGGGGCGATGGCCGCCGCCGGGACGACCGCCGAGAACGTGCCTCCCTTCGACCCGGAGCTCGCCGAGCAGCTCGCCGACGACCCGCTTGTTCCCCGGTGGGTGCTGTGGGCGGGCGGCACCGCGCTTCTGGTCCTGATGGCCGTGGTGGGCCTGGTGGTGCTGTGGCGGCGCTCCGCCAACCCCTATGACCTTCCCCGACGGGAACCGGAGTCGACGGCGGAGTCCGGCAGGCGCCCGGTCCGGGGGCGGCGCCGTCGCGGACGCGGGCGGCGCGGCGTCAGCCGGTGA
- a CDS encoding SAM hydrolase/SAM-dependent halogenase family protein yields MTNREGHSCLSFLTDYGTRDGFVAACRGQMLRHAPGVPVIDITHEIPPGDVRCGATVLADTAPELPDAVHVCVVDPGVGTERRSVALAAGGHVLVGPDNGLLVWAAEALGGIESAVELTNGSLWRHPVSRTFHGRDVYAPVGARIAAGLPLTAAGRAVDPAGLVRLPEPRREVVAGAVRGEVHAVDRFGNCQLSLFPEDLRAALGGAEPPDRITVLLPTGPRTLAVAPTFGAVPGGEPLLLTDSAGRLALAVNGASAAELLGLRVGVPVELTLTSTKHVKE; encoded by the coding sequence ATGACTAACCGCGAAGGTCACAGTTGCCTGTCCTTCCTCACCGACTACGGAACACGGGACGGTTTCGTGGCCGCCTGCCGCGGCCAGATGCTGCGGCACGCCCCCGGGGTGCCGGTGATCGACATCACCCACGAGATCCCGCCGGGGGACGTGCGGTGCGGCGCGACCGTGCTGGCCGACACCGCCCCCGAACTGCCGGACGCGGTGCACGTGTGCGTGGTGGACCCCGGGGTGGGCACCGAGCGGCGCAGTGTCGCGCTCGCCGCCGGAGGACACGTGCTGGTCGGTCCGGACAACGGGCTGCTGGTCTGGGCGGCGGAGGCGCTCGGCGGGATCGAGTCGGCCGTGGAGTTGACCAACGGGTCGCTGTGGCGGCATCCGGTGTCGCGCACCTTCCACGGCCGGGACGTCTACGCCCCCGTCGGGGCACGGATCGCCGCCGGGCTGCCGCTGACCGCGGCCGGTCGCGCGGTGGACCCGGCGGGCCTGGTGCGGCTGCCCGAACCGCGCCGGGAGGTCGTCGCGGGAGCGGTCCGGGGCGAGGTGCACGCCGTCGACCGGTTCGGCAACTGCCAACTGTCGCTGTTCCCCGAGGACCTGCGGGCCGCCCTGGGCGGGGCGGAGCCGCCCGACCGGATCACCGTGCTGCTGCCCACCGGTCCGCGGACGCTCGCCGTCGCCCCGACCTTCGGCGCGGTGCCCGGAGGCGAACCGCTGCTGTTGACCGACTCCGCCGGGCGGCTGGCCCTGGCCGTGAACGGCGCGAGCGCGGCCGAACTGCTCGGGCTGCGGGTGGGGGTGCCCGTGGAACTGACACTGACCAGCACAAAGCACGTGAAAGAATGA
- a CDS encoding DUF3263 domain-containing protein — MSDAGPREQDPPDRAPRRSASADQTRLDERDQRILAFERQWWKLEGSKEQAIRDEFGFSPTRYYQILNGLIDRPEALVFDPMTVKRLRRRRADRRRQRVARKLGIRL; from the coding sequence ATGTCAGATGCCGGACCCAGAGAACAGGACCCGCCCGATCGCGCCCCCCGGCGATCGGCGTCCGCTGACCAGACCCGACTCGACGAACGCGACCAGCGCATCCTCGCCTTCGAACGCCAGTGGTGGAAGCTCGAAGGCTCCAAGGAGCAGGCCATCCGCGACGAGTTCGGTTTCTCACCCACCCGCTACTACCAGATCCTCAACGGCCTCATCGACCGCCCCGAGGCGCTCGTCTTCGACCCGATGACCGTCAAACGTCTCCGCAGGAGGCGCGCCGACCGGCGGCGGCAGCGCGTCGCCCGGAAACTCGGCATCCGACTCTAG